Proteins encoded together in one Undibacterium sp. CCC3.4 window:
- the lnt gene encoding apolipoprotein N-acyltransferase: protein MNRSGWLPRWRAGSFAGALMVSLLAGAVSVFSFAPYALWPLQILSLAGWFFILLQPQWSLRQVGWLAWAGGTVALSINVCWLWVAMARYGDMPAALAALALLLFAAGMAVYPWLFALLGVFLQRRWRLSLTATLLLLFPALWTLSEWLRGWLLSGFPWAIGGYAHSDSPLAGYAPLVGVYGVGYVAALLAAILALLLSAGIGRARRTALVLLAVVLLASGALLRSVVWTQPSGTALSVRLLQGNIAQDIKFDPQHLQDTLDLYRSMLTATPADLIITPETALPVPISMLPPDYLSSLQNYAAAHGSAILLGVIMQDGSDRYANSVLGLSTEYAAASYRYDKHHLVPFGEFIPYGFAWFVRWLHIPMGELTPGAARQAPMRVGTQFVLPNICYESLFGEEIADKLRAQQQAGQGVASILLNVSNLAWYGDSIGIPQHLQFARMRVLETGRPWLSATNTGATVHIRADGVVQAQLPFLRRASLTASVQGQTGMTPYLRWGNRTVVWLALFMLLAARCSVPWTGKQ, encoded by the coding sequence ATGAATCGCAGCGGCTGGCTGCCGCGATGGCGCGCCGGCTCGTTTGCCGGCGCGCTGATGGTCAGCTTGCTGGCCGGCGCAGTGAGTGTGTTCTCGTTTGCCCCTTATGCCTTGTGGCCGCTGCAAATTCTCAGCCTGGCCGGGTGGTTTTTCATATTGCTGCAACCACAATGGAGCTTGCGTCAAGTCGGCTGGCTTGCTTGGGCGGGCGGCACGGTTGCTCTGTCCATCAATGTCTGCTGGTTGTGGGTGGCGATGGCACGCTACGGCGACATGCCAGCCGCCTTGGCCGCGCTGGCACTGCTGTTGTTCGCCGCCGGCATGGCGGTGTATCCTTGGCTATTCGCGCTGCTCGGTGTGTTTCTGCAACGGCGTTGGCGACTCTCGCTGACAGCGACTCTGCTACTACTTTTTCCGGCGCTCTGGACTCTTTCCGAATGGCTGCGTGGCTGGCTGCTCAGTGGTTTTCCCTGGGCCATCGGCGGTTATGCCCACAGCGACAGTCCCTTGGCTGGCTACGCGCCGCTGGTCGGCGTGTATGGAGTTGGCTATGTGGCCGCGCTGCTCGCCGCGATCTTGGCCTTGCTGCTCTCTGCTGGTATCGGCCGGGCACGGCGCACGGCGCTGGTTTTGCTGGCTGTGGTATTGCTTGCCAGCGGAGCGCTGTTGCGCAGCGTGGTGTGGACGCAGCCCAGCGGCACAGCCTTGAGTGTGCGCTTACTGCAAGGGAATATTGCGCAAGATATAAAGTTCGATCCGCAACATCTGCAAGATACCTTGGATTTATATCGCAGCATGCTGACAGCTACACCCGCCGACCTGATCATCACGCCGGAAACTGCCTTGCCAGTGCCGATATCAATGTTGCCGCCTGATTATCTTTCCAGCTTACAAAACTATGCCGCTGCGCACGGCAGTGCGATCTTGCTGGGCGTAATCATGCAAGATGGCAGCGATCGCTATGCTAATAGTGTGCTGGGCTTATCGACCGAGTATGCCGCTGCCAGTTATCGCTACGATAAACATCATCTGGTGCCGTTCGGTGAATTTATTCCCTATGGCTTCGCTTGGTTTGTGCGGTGGTTACATATTCCCATGGGCGAACTGACTCCCGGCGCGGCGCGGCAAGCGCCGATGCGGGTCGGGACGCAGTTTGTGTTGCCGAATATTTGCTATGAAAGTTTGTTTGGCGAAGAAATTGCCGACAAGCTGCGTGCCCAACAGCAGGCCGGTCAGGGCGTCGCGAGTATTTTGCTCAATGTGTCGAATCTGGCTTGGTATGGTGATTCAATAGGCATTCCGCAACATTTGCAATTTGCGCGTATGCGCGTGTTGGAAACCGGTCGACCTTGGCTCAGCGCCACCAATACCGGTGCCACCGTCCACATTCGCGCCGATGGTGTCGTGCAGGCGCAATTGCCATTTCTACGGCGCGCCAGCCTGACTGCCAGTGTACAAGGGCAGACCGGGATGACACCCTACCTGCGCTGGGGTAATCGCACGGTGGTATGGCTGGCTTTGTTCATGCTGCTGGCTGCGCGTTGCTCAGTCCCTTGGACTGGCAAGCAATAA
- the miaB gene encoding tRNA (N6-isopentenyl adenosine(37)-C2)-methylthiotransferase MiaB gives MQKKLYIKTFGCQMNEYDSDKMADVLHAADGLIKTDTPEDADVILLNTCSVREKASEKVFSDLGRLRELKRKNPALLIGVGGCVASQEGAAIIKRAPYVDVVFGPQTLHRLPQLIAERRSSGRSQIDISFPEIEKFDHMPPARVDGASAYVSIMEGCSKYCSYCVVPYTRGEEVSRRFDDVLAEVAGLAAQGVKEISLLGQNVNAYRGVMEDGEIADFALLLEYVAEFPQIERIRFVTSHPKEFTQRLIDCYAKVPKLVDHLYLPAQHGSDRILSAMKRGYTALEYKSVLRRLRQVRPNISVSSDFIVGFPGETDEDFAALMKLIEDIGFDNSFSFIFSPRPGTPAANLADDTPAELKLRRLQQLQAVIDANTKKYSNAMIGTVQKILVEGPSVKDPQELQGRTENNRVVNFAGPKSLVGSLVNTRITESYNYSLRGELVEENVTA, from the coding sequence ATGCAAAAAAAACTCTATATTAAAACCTTCGGCTGTCAGATGAACGAGTATGACTCTGACAAAATGGCCGATGTGCTGCACGCGGCCGATGGCTTGATCAAGACCGATACGCCGGAAGATGCCGATGTCATTCTGCTCAATACTTGCAGCGTGCGTGAAAAAGCGTCGGAAAAAGTGTTTTCCGATCTCGGTCGTTTGCGTGAATTGAAGCGTAAAAATCCGGCCTTACTGATCGGCGTCGGTGGTTGTGTGGCCTCACAAGAGGGCGCGGCGATCATCAAGCGCGCGCCCTATGTCGATGTGGTGTTTGGCCCGCAGACCTTGCACCGGCTGCCGCAATTGATCGCCGAGCGGCGCAGTTCCGGGCGTTCGCAGATCGATATCAGTTTTCCTGAGATTGAAAAATTCGATCACATGCCGCCGGCACGCGTCGATGGCGCCAGCGCTTATGTGTCTATCATGGAAGGCTGCAGTAAATATTGCAGCTACTGTGTGGTGCCCTACACGCGCGGTGAAGAAGTCTCACGTCGTTTCGACGATGTGCTGGCGGAAGTGGCCGGCTTGGCCGCGCAAGGTGTGAAAGAAATTTCTTTGCTGGGGCAGAATGTCAATGCCTACCGCGGTGTGATGGAAGACGGTGAAATCGCCGATTTTGCCTTACTGCTCGAATATGTCGCCGAATTCCCGCAGATAGAACGGATACGCTTTGTCACCAGTCATCCTAAGGAATTCACGCAGCGCCTGATCGATTGCTATGCCAAAGTACCGAAGCTGGTCGATCATTTGTATTTGCCAGCCCAGCACGGTTCGGACCGGATTTTATCCGCCATGAAACGCGGCTACACCGCACTCGAATACAAATCGGTGTTGCGCCGCTTGCGGCAAGTTCGGCCGAATATCTCGGTGTCGTCCGATTTCATCGTCGGCTTCCCCGGTGAGACGGATGAAGACTTTGCCGCACTGATGAAGCTGATTGAAGACATCGGTTTCGATAACAGTTTCAGTTTTATTTTCAGTCCGCGTCCCGGTACGCCGGCGGCTAATCTGGCTGACGATACCCCGGCCGAATTGAAATTACGGCGCTTGCAACAATTGCAGGCGGTGATCGATGCCAATACCAAAAAATACAGTAATGCGATGATCGGTACGGTGCAGAAAATTTTGGTTGAGGGCCCATCGGTGAAAGATCCGCAAGAGCTGCAAGGGCGTACCGAAAACAATCGTGTCGTCAACTTCGCCGGCCCGAAATCGCTGGTCGGCAGCTTGGTTAACACGCGGATTACCGAATCGTACAATTACTCTTTGCGCGGTGAGTTGGTCGAAGAAAATGTGACGGCATGA
- a CDS encoding phosphoribosylaminoimidazolesuccinocarboxamide synthase: MTTQTKPTLHSLPLLGRGKVRDNYAVGDDKLLIVTSDRLSAFDVIMSEPIPEKGRVLNQMANFWFAKLGHIIPNHLTGIAPESVVAPDEVELVHGRAVVAKRLQPIMVEAVVRGYLIGSGWKDYQETGAVCGIMLPAGLPQAAKLPEPIFTPAAKAEMGAHDENISFADMENRIGVELAAQMRSISIALYSAAAEYAATRGIIIADTKFEFGLDADGVLYLMDEVLTADSSRFWPADSYATGISPPSFDKQFVRDYLETITSWNKTAPAPALPPEVIAKTAAKYREALERLTGESLKD; this comes from the coding sequence ATGACTACCCAAACCAAACCAACTCTTCATTCCTTGCCATTGCTGGGCCGTGGCAAAGTGCGCGACAACTACGCTGTCGGCGACGATAAATTGCTCATCGTTACCAGTGATCGTTTGTCTGCCTTTGATGTCATCATGTCTGAACCGATTCCTGAAAAAGGCCGGGTCTTGAATCAGATGGCGAATTTCTGGTTTGCTAAGCTCGGCCATATCATTCCGAACCACTTGACTGGCATCGCGCCGGAGAGCGTGGTTGCGCCGGATGAAGTCGAGTTGGTACATGGTCGTGCGGTAGTGGCCAAGCGTTTGCAACCGATTATGGTGGAAGCCGTGGTGCGCGGCTATCTGATCGGTTCTGGTTGGAAAGATTACCAAGAAACTGGTGCCGTATGCGGCATCATGCTGCCTGCCGGCTTGCCGCAGGCCGCCAAATTGCCTGAACCGATTTTCACGCCAGCGGCCAAAGCTGAAATGGGTGCGCATGATGAAAATATCAGCTTTGCCGATATGGAAAACCGCATCGGTGTCGAACTCGCCGCCCAAATGCGCAGCATCAGCATCGCGCTCTACAGTGCGGCGGCCGAGTATGCGGCCACCCGCGGCATCATCATTGCCGATACCAAGTTTGAATTCGGCCTCGATGCCGATGGCGTGTTGTATTTGATGGATGAAGTGCTGACTGCCGATTCTTCACGTTTTTGGCCAGCCGATTCGTATGCCACCGGTATTTCACCACCATCGTTCGATAAACAATTCGTGCGCGATTACCTCGAAACCATCACCAGCTGGAACAAAACCGCACCGGCACCGGCTTTGCCGCCCGAGGTGATTGCCAAAACGGCGGCCAAATACCGCGAAGCACTGGAACGTCTGACCGGCGAAAGCCTCAAGGATTGA
- a CDS encoding ion channel, with the protein MRWFSARAPRGRRISMGGRDVLTFGLGRHVWQDVYYYAMTSSWPMFFAAVAVVFLLFNLIFASLYLLGSNPIANLAPDNFLGAFFFSVETLATVGYGDMHPQSVYAHVVATLEIFVGMASVALTTGVMFARFSRPRSSIVFARHPVSHVVDGRLMLMIRLANARMNIISEAAAKLRLIRDEPTATMGSFRKIHELVLEREQHPIFMLGWTVMHVIDSQSPLYGLTPEQLQASNAALILSIEGIDDTTNQSQRARQYYPSALIHWNHRYVDIMSNQGSVAHLHYAKFHDTEELHISADETMPAEK; encoded by the coding sequence ATGCGCTGGTTTTCTGCACGCGCACCACGCGGTCGCCGCATCAGTATGGGCGGGCGTGATGTGCTGACCTTCGGTTTGGGACGCCATGTCTGGCAAGATGTGTACTATTACGCGATGACCTCGAGTTGGCCGATGTTTTTCGCCGCCGTCGCCGTCGTGTTCCTGTTATTCAATCTGATATTTGCCAGCCTTTATCTGTTGGGCAGTAATCCTATTGCTAATCTGGCCCCGGATAATTTTCTCGGGGCTTTTTTCTTCAGCGTGGAAACCTTGGCAACGGTCGGCTATGGCGACATGCATCCGCAATCGGTGTACGCGCATGTGGTGGCGACCTTGGAAATTTTCGTCGGCATGGCCAGTGTCGCCTTAACTACCGGTGTGATGTTCGCGCGTTTTTCGCGGCCGCGTTCGAGCATCGTGTTTGCCCGCCACCCGGTCAGCCATGTGGTGGATGGGCGCTTGATGTTGATGATACGACTGGCCAATGCGCGCATGAATATCATCAGCGAAGCGGCGGCCAAACTGCGCCTGATCCGCGATGAACCGACTGCCACCATGGGCAGTTTCAGAAAAATTCACGAGCTCGTGCTCGAGCGCGAGCAGCATCCTATTTTTATGCTCGGCTGGACCGTCATGCATGTGATCGACAGCCAAAGTCCCTTGTATGGTTTGACCCCGGAACAACTGCAGGCCAGTAATGCGGCACTGATACTGAGCATAGAAGGCATCGATGACACCACCAATCAATCTCAGCGCGCACGCCAGTATTATCCGAGCGCCCTGATACATTGGAATCATCGCTACGTCGATATCATGAGCAATCAAGGCAGTGTCGCACATTTACATTACGCCAAGTTTCACGATACCGAAGAGCTGCACATCAGTGCAGATGAAACGATGCCGGCAGAAAAATGA
- a CDS encoding 5-(carboxyamino)imidazole ribonucleotide synthase — protein sequence MTPAHQEQARTALLPNTAQSCLGILGGGQLGRMFAHAAQALGYQVAVLEPELGCPAAQVAQHHVEAEYDNAAGLALLASLAQRVTTEFENVPADSLRQLALSGFVAPSAACVSVAQDRLAEKHFFTRCGLHTGVYPAPHWGISNQDDVASAPADLLPGILKTVRMGYDGKGQVRVRNREELSAALAGMNGQVCVLEKMLPLAYEVSVLVARGIDGQAVVYPIAENVHRDGVLFTTYAPGPHVAPAIADLAQKAALDIIAELAYVGVLCIEFFVLEDGALVVNEMAPRPHNSGHYTIDACVCSQFEQQVRALAQLPLGDVRQHSPAAMLNLLGDMWFTTDGELVQPAWDQVLAIPGAHLHLYGKAEARRGRKMGHITFVAPTMEQAQHALVAACAVLGMVAPEST from the coding sequence ATGACACCAGCCCATCAAGAGCAAGCGCGCACAGCGCTGTTACCGAATACCGCCCAAAGTTGTTTGGGCATTTTGGGCGGCGGTCAGCTTGGTCGTATGTTTGCCCATGCCGCGCAGGCGCTTGGTTATCAAGTCGCCGTGCTGGAGCCGGAACTCGGCTGCCCAGCGGCGCAAGTGGCGCAGCACCATGTTGAAGCCGAGTACGATAATGCCGCCGGCTTGGCCTTGCTGGCGAGTTTGGCCCAGCGCGTCACAACCGAATTTGAAAACGTGCCGGCCGACAGCCTCCGACAATTGGCCTTGAGCGGTTTTGTCGCGCCGTCTGCCGCCTGCGTTTCGGTGGCTCAGGATCGCTTGGCCGAAAAACACTTCTTCACCCGCTGTGGCTTGCATACCGGGGTGTATCCGGCACCGCATTGGGGTATTTCAAATCAAGACGATGTCGCCAGTGCACCGGCAGATTTACTGCCTGGTATATTGAAAACCGTGCGCATGGGTTACGACGGCAAAGGCCAGGTGCGCGTGCGTAATCGCGAGGAGTTGAGCGCAGCCTTAGCTGGTATGAACGGTCAAGTGTGTGTGTTGGAAAAAATGCTGCCACTGGCATATGAAGTATCGGTGCTGGTAGCGCGTGGTATCGATGGCCAGGCGGTGGTGTATCCGATCGCCGAAAATGTCCATCGCGACGGTGTCTTGTTCACCACTTACGCACCTGGCCCGCATGTCGCGCCAGCCATCGCCGACTTGGCGCAAAAAGCGGCACTCGATATCATCGCCGAACTGGCCTATGTCGGGGTCTTGTGCATAGAATTTTTCGTACTCGAAGATGGCGCCTTGGTGGTCAATGAAATGGCCCCGCGACCGCACAACAGCGGTCATTACACTATCGATGCTTGCGTGTGCAGTCAGTTCGAACAACAGGTGCGCGCGCTGGCGCAACTGCCGCTCGGTGATGTGCGTCAGCACTCACCGGCGGCCATGCTCAATCTGCTCGGCGATATGTGGTTTACTACCGACGGTGAATTGGTGCAGCCGGCCTGGGATCAGGTCTTGGCCATCCCGGGTGCGCATTTGCATCTGTATGGGAAAGCCGAAGCGCGCCGTGGGCGTAAAATGGGTCACATCACTTTCGTGGCGCCGACGATGGAACAAGCCCAGCATGCCCTGGTAGCAGCCTGTGCCGTACTCGGTATGGTCGCGCCGGAGTCGACATGA
- the ybeY gene encoding rRNA maturation RNase YbeY, whose translation MPAKNKPAAKPRLSLSVQYADPRLQELLPRPLLRKTVQAALFFPAELTLRFVDAAEGCSLNHDYRGKDYATNVLTFAYTEDEDAEVTQADIILCTDVLQAEALEQKKSVAEHACHLIVHGVLHAQGYDHEDDAEAEEMEALEISILAGLGLANPYL comes from the coding sequence ATGCCCGCAAAAAATAAACCAGCCGCTAAGCCGCGCCTCTCTTTGTCGGTACAGTATGCCGATCCGCGTTTGCAAGAATTACTGCCGCGTCCGCTGTTACGGAAAACCGTGCAGGCAGCGCTGTTCTTTCCCGCCGAGTTGACGCTGCGGTTTGTCGACGCCGCCGAAGGGTGCAGCTTGAACCACGATTATCGTGGCAAGGACTATGCAACCAATGTACTGACTTTTGCCTACACCGAAGACGAAGATGCCGAAGTAACGCAGGCCGATATCATCTTGTGTACCGATGTCTTGCAAGCAGAAGCACTGGAACAAAAGAAAAGCGTGGCTGAACATGCTTGCCACTTGATCGTGCACGGGGTGTTGCATGCCCAAGGCTACGACCATGAAGATGATGCCGAGGCCGAGGAAATGGAAGCGCTGGAAATCAGCATTCTGGCCGGCCTTGGTTTGGCTAACCCTTACCTGTAA
- a CDS encoding L-threonylcarbamoyladenylate synthase: protein MNAAAASAASIAAAARALEAGALVAFPTETVYGLGADAENPQAVARIYAAKGRPSDHPVIVHIASTAALTHWAQNIPDLAWQLAQAFWPGPLTMILARAAHIPAAVSGGQDTLGVRCPAHPVALALLAQFKGGLGGIAAPSANKFGHVSPTTAAHVREEFAEELLPGGLIAGVLDGGQSEIGIESTILDLSRLASHGPVLLRPGQISAAQLATVIGSLPASPDAAAPRASGTLEAHYAPRSAVAQVAAADLAALIVALQARGKQVAVLSQQLPAVLAASAWRCLPSDADACAHDLYAALRELDHLQADVILLETLPQEPEWQGVNDRLRRAAFDTRGVLQQLLV from the coding sequence ATGAACGCAGCCGCCGCCAGCGCTGCCAGCATCGCGGCGGCCGCGCGCGCGCTCGAGGCCGGTGCGCTGGTCGCGTTCCCGACTGAAACGGTGTACGGCCTCGGCGCTGATGCGGAAAATCCGCAAGCGGTTGCGCGCATTTATGCTGCCAAGGGCAGACCGTCCGATCATCCGGTGATTGTGCATATCGCGTCAACTGCCGCGCTCACGCATTGGGCGCAGAATATTCCTGACTTGGCATGGCAACTGGCACAGGCTTTTTGGCCCGGACCGCTGACCATGATTTTAGCGCGCGCCGCACATATTCCGGCGGCCGTTTCCGGTGGTCAGGATACGCTTGGCGTGCGTTGTCCAGCCCATCCGGTGGCGCTGGCGCTGCTGGCGCAATTCAAAGGCGGCTTGGGTGGCATCGCCGCTCCCTCAGCCAATAAGTTCGGCCATGTCAGCCCGACTACGGCGGCCCACGTCAGAGAAGAATTTGCCGAAGAATTATTGCCCGGCGGTTTGATCGCCGGTGTCCTCGATGGTGGTCAGAGCGAAATCGGGATCGAATCGACCATCCTCGATCTGAGTCGACTGGCCAGCCACGGCCCGGTGTTGCTGCGGCCTGGTCAAATCAGTGCGGCGCAATTGGCTACGGTGATCGGCAGCCTGCCGGCCAGTCCCGATGCTGCTGCGCCGCGTGCTTCCGGCACACTCGAGGCACATTACGCACCGCGCAGCGCCGTGGCTCAAGTCGCGGCTGCCGATCTGGCCGCGCTGATTGTCGCGCTGCAGGCGCGTGGCAAACAGGTCGCCGTGCTCAGTCAGCAGTTGCCGGCAGTCTTGGCGGCCTCCGCTTGGCGTTGTTTGCCTAGTGATGCAGATGCCTGTGCGCATGATTTGTATGCCGCTTTGCGCGAACTCGATCACTTGCAAGCAGATGTGATCTTACTCGAAACGCTGCCACAAGAACCGGAGTGGCAGGGCGTGAACGATCGCTTGCGGCGCGCCGCATTTGATACGCGTGGAGTGCTGCAGCAATTACTCGTCTGA
- a CDS encoding SemiSWEET transporter yields the protein MELSDLVGYAAASLTTAAFIPQAWLTWRAKRADGVSLSMYVIFVFGIALWATYGFLLQAWPIIIANIITLILAIFILVMKVVYK from the coding sequence ATGGAATTATCTGATCTCGTCGGCTATGCAGCCGCCAGCCTGACTACGGCTGCCTTCATCCCCCAAGCTTGGTTGACTTGGCGCGCCAAACGCGCCGATGGCGTGTCGCTGTCAATGTATGTGATTTTCGTGTTCGGCATCGCGCTCTGGGCCACCTATGGCTTTTTATTGCAAGCCTGGCCTATCATCATCGCCAATATCATCACCCTCATACTGGCGATCTTTATTCTGGTCATGAAGGTAGTTTACAAGTAG
- a CDS encoding HlyC/CorC family transporter translates to MQEHSSKVRPADLKPHRSLFERLTALISPEPENRAELLEVLTDAQERNLIDADALAMIEGVFQVSDLAARDIMIPRAQMDVVDISTPIEEWLPQVLTAAHSRFPAIDGDQDKVIGVLLAKDLLRYYAEEAFDVRAMLRPVIYIPESKRLNVLLRDFRANRNHMAMVVDEYGGIAGLITIEDVLEQIVGDIEDEYDFEEEEDNILALENKGNGKRWRVKGLTELSHFNHMLGVELSDVTVETIGELVEHHLGKVPHKGDEFSLGNLFFEVLRADAREVQILQVEQRIEARHGLSE, encoded by the coding sequence ATGCAAGAGCACTCCAGTAAGGTCAGACCAGCTGACCTTAAACCACACCGGTCTTTGTTTGAACGATTGACCGCTCTGATTTCTCCAGAACCTGAAAATCGCGCCGAACTGTTGGAAGTATTGACAGACGCTCAGGAACGTAATCTCATCGATGCCGATGCCTTGGCAATGATAGAGGGCGTGTTTCAAGTTTCCGACCTCGCGGCCCGCGATATCATGATTCCGCGCGCGCAAATGGATGTCGTTGACATTTCCACTCCAATCGAGGAATGGTTACCGCAAGTGTTGACCGCTGCGCATTCACGTTTCCCTGCTATCGATGGCGATCAAGATAAAGTGATCGGCGTGCTGCTGGCCAAAGATCTCTTGCGTTATTACGCGGAAGAGGCCTTCGATGTCCGCGCCATGCTGCGGCCGGTGATTTATATTCCGGAATCGAAACGACTCAATGTCTTGCTGCGCGATTTCCGTGCCAACCGCAACCATATGGCGATGGTCGTCGATGAATACGGCGGTATTGCCGGTCTGATCACGATTGAAGATGTGCTCGAACAAATTGTCGGCGATATCGAAGATGAATACGATTTCGAAGAGGAAGAAGATAATATTCTGGCACTCGAAAACAAAGGCAATGGCAAGCGTTGGCGCGTCAAAGGCTTGACTGAGCTCAGCCATTTCAATCATATGCTCGGGGTTGAACTGAGTGATGTGACGGTAGAGACGATAGGCGAATTGGTCGAGCATCATCTTGGCAAAGTACCGCATAAAGGCGACGAATTTTCCCTCGGCAATTTGTTTTTCGAAGTCTTACGTGCCGATGCGCGTGAAGTGCAGATCTTACAAGTCGAGCAACGCATTGAAGCGCGTCATGGATTAAGCGAATGA
- a CDS encoding flavin reductase family protein codes for MNTRSPRAQQPGFDTAHFRTALSQFATGVTVITTRLADGSFLGLTASSFNSVSLDPPLVLWSLGNAASSMPAFSGNSHYVINVLSADQAGLATQFASRSGDRFAGVEYSLSRTGLPILKGASAWFECHNRSRYPEGDHVIFVGEVEHCEVAPQAPLIYHSGQFVLTGFPPAPK; via the coding sequence ATGAACACCCGCTCTCCGCGTGCCCAACAGCCTGGCTTCGATACTGCTCACTTCCGCACTGCCCTGTCACAATTCGCCACCGGCGTGACCGTCATCACAACACGCTTAGCCGATGGTAGTTTCCTCGGACTAACGGCCAGCTCCTTCAATTCCGTCTCGCTCGATCCGCCGCTGGTATTGTGGAGCTTAGGGAATGCGGCCAGCAGTATGCCGGCTTTCAGCGGTAATTCTCATTATGTGATCAATGTGCTGTCGGCTGATCAAGCTGGTCTGGCAACACAATTTGCCAGCCGCAGCGGTGATCGCTTCGCCGGCGTCGAGTACAGCCTGTCCCGTACCGGACTACCGATACTCAAAGGGGCATCGGCCTGGTTTGAGTGCCATAACCGTAGCCGCTACCCGGAAGGTGATCATGTGATCTTCGTCGGTGAAGTCGAACACTGCGAAGTCGCGCCACAAGCGCCGCTGATCTACCATTCGGGTCAGTTTGTTTTAACTGGATTTCCGCCTGCGCCGAAATGA
- a CDS encoding PhoH family protein, with product MTGKTPVPVLHFIPQTLDNTQLANLCGPLDENLRQISAALDVTIFRRGGKFIISGHHAERALALLEHFYPLARKAVSIDDVQLALVEQKARNTLAGRTALAVPVLPLADSPAELADVGSPVLKTRRSDLRGRTPHQNLYLKDILEHDITFGIGPAGTGKTYLAVACAVDALEREAVKRIVLTRPAVEAGERLGFLPGDLAQKVDPYLRPLYDALYDLLGHDRTQKMFEKQAIEIAPLAYMRGRTLNHAFIILDEAQNTTPEQMKMFLTRIGFGSKAVITGDLTQVDLQRGQKSGLIDACQVLQEVKGIAFSQFSSVDVVRHPLVGRIVDAYEAVHEHASLHSSTLHAAQHARKK from the coding sequence ATGACAGGCAAAACTCCCGTGCCGGTGCTGCATTTTATTCCGCAAACGCTGGACAATACCCAGTTGGCGAATTTGTGCGGCCCGCTCGATGAAAATTTGCGGCAAATTTCGGCGGCGTTGGACGTGACAATTTTCCGCCGGGGTGGAAAATTCATCATCAGCGGACACCACGCCGAGCGCGCGCTGGCCTTGCTCGAACATTTTTATCCGCTCGCACGCAAAGCGGTTTCCATCGATGATGTGCAATTGGCGCTGGTGGAACAAAAAGCCAGAAACACTCTGGCCGGGCGTACCGCGTTGGCTGTGCCGGTCTTGCCGCTGGCGGATAGTCCGGCAGAGCTGGCCGATGTCGGTAGTCCGGTGTTAAAAACCCGGCGCAGCGATTTACGCGGGCGCACGCCACATCAGAATCTCTACCTCAAAGATATCCTTGAGCATGACATCACCTTCGGCATCGGCCCAGCCGGTACTGGTAAAACCTATCTGGCGGTTGCTTGTGCCGTTGATGCCCTCGAACGCGAGGCCGTGAAACGTATCGTGCTCACGCGTCCGGCGGTGGAAGCTGGTGAGCGACTCGGTTTTCTGCCCGGCGATTTGGCGCAGAAAGTCGACCCGTATCTGCGTCCGCTGTATGATGCCTTGTACGATTTGCTCGGCCATGACCGCACCCAGAAAATGTTTGAAAAACAGGCGATTGAAATCGCACCGCTGGCGTATATGCGCGGTCGTACACTCAATCACGCCTTTATCATTCTCGATGAAGCGCAAAACACCACGCCGGAACAAATGAAAATGTTCCTCACGCGTATAGGTTTCGGCAGCAAAGCCGTGATCACCGGTGACTTGACTCAAGTCGATCTGCAGCGCGGCCAGAAAAGCGGTCTCATCGATGCCTGTCAGGTTTTGCAGGAGGTGAAAGGCATCGCCTTTTCACAGTTCAGCAGCGTCGATGTGGTCCGTCATCCACTGGTCGGTCGCATCGTCGACGCCTACGAAGCGGTGCATGAGCACGCCTCGCTTCATTCCTCAACACTCCATGCCGCCCAACATGCCCGCAAAAAATAA